The proteins below are encoded in one region of Pseudomonas ekonensis:
- a CDS encoding helix-turn-helix transcriptional regulator, whose product MTAMTPCPQPPGFLPRLSPHHQLRSRLSRPLLETTARIRLLCAPPGSGKTALMTECLLQAPAGCTVHWLPLAGAALSVDGFCRRLAQALGMQGADEAALTEELARWRSPAWLMIDDYCRQPDPLLDALLDRLLAAGSPALVWWIGSRRRPSCNWPRLLLDDALYECEAHALALTPKELAPVLRHLPPEQAEAVAQRIVLHTGGWCAGVRMALLQKCDWSQRELPQQRADTLLDYLQRELFSGLTPELAEAWRVLAHFPRFSAGFCDHLFGVGEGTQYLSTLQALGCFIEPWQDSAEWLQVFPALSRLIMDEHWPQGRSWHRRACQWFTAEQDWKSAFEQALLAEEYEVAVSLLQHFTFEHLFEDRTVALLLSLHERQGEALMLGSPQLIGLMTAALLFAGRFGQATAWIEHLGRFLPQPSASLQRQLIARWQAQKGWLLHLQGRMDAAGEHFQEALAALGDDAWPARLLCLSGQTQQALLSADMNRAQAINREALRLARARGSLLFEGLLELDHAQWLEQRGTPDRADGLLADMQQLLSARGERPAPLLGRIALRRGRLALGMGQQSRAAGFFRSGLDDCLRSHDKRVLYGFLGLAQLAANRGDYAQAFVRLRDAERLMQQRQIPDTVYRGALLQVSSHFWLQQGRVELACEALSRVLKHYRGPQALQAPPATLALIARIEYLLMLARLRLGSGPADAVEQLDLWMGQAQARGMAALCTELHLAKAEALWLGGCRGQALETLRTAMAGVEKHQARQVLGELRQRAASLLLAHEAGLADGESGPLPEAGALSQRERQVLELIAQGHSNQQIADALFISLHTVKTHTRRIHAKLGVERRTQAVARAKSMGLWR is encoded by the coding sequence ATGACCGCCATGACGCCGTGTCCGCAACCGCCCGGTTTTCTGCCCAGGCTGTCTCCCCACCACCAGTTGCGCAGCCGCCTGAGCAGGCCGCTGCTCGAGACCACGGCACGCATCCGTTTGCTTTGCGCGCCGCCCGGCAGCGGCAAGACGGCGCTGATGACCGAATGCCTGTTGCAGGCCCCGGCGGGCTGCACGGTGCATTGGCTGCCGCTGGCGGGCGCGGCGTTGTCCGTTGACGGGTTCTGCCGGCGGCTGGCCCAGGCGCTGGGCATGCAAGGCGCGGACGAGGCCGCGCTCACCGAGGAACTGGCCCGCTGGCGGTCGCCGGCCTGGCTGATGATCGATGACTATTGCCGCCAGCCGGATCCGCTGCTGGACGCCTTGCTCGACCGTTTGCTGGCGGCCGGCAGTCCGGCGCTGGTCTGGTGGATCGGATCGCGACGGCGCCCGTCGTGCAACTGGCCCCGGCTGCTGCTCGATGACGCGCTGTACGAGTGCGAGGCGCACGCGTTGGCGCTGACGCCCAAGGAGCTCGCGCCGGTGCTGCGTCACTTGCCGCCGGAGCAGGCCGAGGCTGTGGCGCAGCGCATCGTCCTGCACACGGGCGGCTGGTGCGCCGGCGTGCGCATGGCGCTGCTGCAAAAGTGCGACTGGTCGCAAAGGGAGCTGCCGCAACAGCGTGCCGACACCCTGCTGGATTATCTGCAGCGCGAATTGTTCAGCGGCCTCACGCCCGAGCTGGCCGAAGCCTGGCGGGTGCTGGCGCATTTTCCGCGCTTCAGCGCCGGGTTCTGCGATCACCTGTTCGGCGTCGGGGAGGGCACGCAGTACCTGAGCACGCTGCAGGCGCTCGGCTGCTTCATCGAGCCGTGGCAGGACTCGGCCGAGTGGCTGCAGGTCTTCCCGGCGCTGTCCCGGTTGATCATGGACGAACACTGGCCGCAGGGGCGTTCCTGGCATCGCCGGGCCTGTCAGTGGTTCACCGCCGAACAGGACTGGAAATCGGCCTTCGAACAGGCGCTGCTGGCCGAAGAGTACGAAGTGGCGGTCAGCCTGCTGCAGCATTTCACCTTCGAGCACCTGTTCGAGGACCGGACCGTGGCGCTGTTGCTGAGCCTGCATGAGCGCCAGGGCGAGGCGCTGATGCTCGGCTCGCCGCAACTGATCGGCCTGATGACCGCCGCCTTGCTGTTTGCCGGACGCTTCGGGCAGGCGACGGCCTGGATCGAGCACCTTGGGCGATTCCTTCCTCAGCCGTCGGCGTCGCTTCAGCGACAGTTGATCGCCCGCTGGCAGGCGCAGAAGGGCTGGCTGCTGCATTTGCAGGGGCGCATGGACGCCGCCGGTGAACATTTTCAGGAGGCGTTGGCGGCCCTGGGGGATGACGCCTGGCCGGCGCGTCTGCTGTGCCTGTCGGGGCAGACGCAACAGGCCCTGCTGTCCGCGGACATGAACCGGGCGCAGGCGATCAACCGTGAGGCCCTTCGTCTGGCGCGGGCTCGAGGGTCATTGCTGTTCGAAGGCCTGCTGGAGCTCGATCACGCCCAATGGCTGGAACAGCGCGGTACGCCGGACCGTGCCGACGGCCTGCTGGCGGACATGCAGCAACTGCTGAGTGCGCGGGGCGAACGTCCGGCGCCGTTGCTGGGCCGCATCGCGCTGCGGCGCGGCCGGCTGGCCCTGGGCATGGGGCAGCAGTCCCGGGCGGCCGGGTTCTTCCGTAGCGGGCTGGACGACTGCCTGCGCAGTCACGACAAACGCGTGCTGTACGGCTTTCTCGGGCTGGCGCAACTGGCGGCCAACCGTGGGGACTACGCCCAGGCCTTCGTGCGCCTGCGCGATGCCGAACGGCTGATGCAGCAGCGGCAGATTCCGGACACGGTCTACCGCGGCGCGCTGCTGCAGGTCAGCAGCCATTTCTGGCTGCAGCAGGGACGGGTGGAGCTGGCATGCGAAGCGCTGAGCCGGGTGCTCAAGCACTATCGCGGCCCGCAGGCATTGCAGGCCCCGCCGGCGACGCTGGCGCTGATTGCGCGGATCGAGTATCTGCTGATGCTCGCCAGGCTCCGGCTCGGCTCGGGGCCCGCCGATGCGGTGGAGCAACTGGACCTCTGGATGGGCCAGGCACAGGCGCGGGGCATGGCGGCCCTGTGCACAGAGCTGCACCTGGCCAAGGCGGAGGCCCTGTGGCTGGGCGGCTGCCGTGGGCAGGCCCTGGAGACCCTGCGCACAGCGATGGCCGGGGTGGAGAAGCATCAGGCCCGGCAAGTGCTGGGCGAGCTGCGTCAGCGTGCCGCGTCCCTGCTGCTGGCGCACGAGGCCGGCCTTGCGGACGGGGAGTCCGGCCCGCTACCCGAAGCCGGCGCACTGAGCCAGCGTGAACGCCAGGTGCTGGAACTGATCGCGCAAGGGCATTCCAATCAGCAGATTGCCGATGCGTTGTTCATTTCATTGCACACTGTAAAAACCCACACCCGGCGCATTCACGCCAAGCTGGGCGTCGAACGCAGGACTCAAGCGGTGGCCAGGGCGAAGTCAATGGGATTGTGGCGCTGA
- a CDS encoding DUF1329 domain-containing protein — MRKMILQCGALALSLLAANVIAAVSPEEANKLGTSLTPLGAERAGNADGSIPAWTGGIPKNAGAVDSKGFLADPFAGEKPLFTITAANVEQYKSKLSDGQVAMFKRYPETYRIPVYPTHRTVAVPPQIYESAKRSALNVTAINDGNGLANFTGNRYYAFPIPKNGVEVLWNHITRYHGGNLRRIITQVTPQTNGSYTPIRFEEEIAVPQLMKDLDPEKAANVLTFFKQSVTAPARLAGNVLLVHETLDQVKEPRLAWIYNAGQRRVRRAPQVAYDGPGTAADGLRTSDNFDMFSGAPDRYDWKLIGKKEMYIPYNSYKLDSPSLKYDDIIKAGHINQDLTRYELHRVWEVVGTVKPSERHIYAKRHMYLDEDSWQVALADHYDGRGQLWRVAEGHAQYYYDHQAQAYTLEALYDIIAGRYLALGMKNEEKHSFEFGFDAKAADYTPSALRSEGVR; from the coding sequence ATGCGCAAGATGATTCTGCAATGCGGCGCCCTGGCCTTGAGCCTCCTGGCGGCCAACGTGATCGCGGCGGTGTCGCCGGAAGAGGCGAACAAGCTCGGCACCAGCCTGACGCCGCTGGGGGCCGAGAGGGCCGGCAACGCCGACGGCTCGATTCCGGCCTGGACCGGCGGCATCCCGAAGAACGCCGGGGCGGTGGACAGCAAGGGCTTCCTGGCCGATCCGTTCGCCGGTGAGAAGCCGCTGTTCACCATCACCGCCGCCAACGTCGAGCAGTACAAAAGCAAACTGTCCGACGGCCAAGTGGCGATGTTCAAGCGCTACCCCGAGACTTACAGGATCCCGGTCTACCCGACCCACCGCACCGTCGCCGTGCCGCCGCAGATCTACGAGTCGGCCAAACGCAGCGCGCTGAACGTCACCGCCATCAACGACGGCAACGGTCTGGCCAACTTCACCGGCAACCGCTACTACGCCTTCCCGATCCCCAAGAACGGCGTCGAGGTGCTGTGGAACCACATCACCCGTTACCACGGCGGCAACCTGCGGCGGATCATCACCCAGGTGACGCCGCAGACCAACGGCAGCTACACGCCGATCCGCTTCGAGGAAGAGATTGCGGTGCCGCAGTTGATGAAGGACCTGGATCCGGAGAAGGCCGCCAACGTGCTGACCTTCTTCAAGCAGTCGGTGACCGCCCCGGCGCGGCTGGCGGGCAACGTGCTGCTGGTGCACGAGACCCTCGACCAGGTGAAGGAGCCGCGCCTGGCGTGGATCTACAACGCCGGCCAGCGCCGGGTGCGCCGCGCCCCTCAGGTGGCCTACGACGGGCCGGGCACCGCGGCCGACGGCCTGCGCACCTCGGACAACTTCGACATGTTCTCCGGGGCGCCGGACCGCTACGACTGGAAACTGATCGGCAAGAAGGAAATGTACATCCCCTACAACAGCTACAAGCTCGATTCGCCGAGCCTCAAGTACGACGACATCATCAAGGCCGGGCACATCAACCAGGACCTGACCCGCTATGAGCTGCACCGGGTGTGGGAGGTGGTCGGCACGGTCAAGCCGAGCGAGCGGCACATCTACGCCAAGCGCCACATGTACCTGGACGAGGACAGCTGGCAGGTGGCGCTGGCCGACCACTACGACGGCCGCGGTCAACTGTGGCGGGTGGCCGAGGGACATGCCCAGTACTATTACGATCACCAGGCCCAGGCGTACACCCTCGAAGCCCTGTACGACATCATCGCCGGCCGCTACCTCGCCTTGGGCATGAAGAACGAAGAGAAGCACAGCTTCGAGTTCGGCTTCGACGCCAAGGCCGCCGACTACACGCCGTCGGCCCTGCGTTCGGAGGGCGTCCGGTAA
- a CDS encoding DUF1302 domain-containing protein, whose protein sequence is MTKTTMRAIFTPQALAVAVAMGCCAQAQAVSFNIGEIEGTFDSSLSVGASWGLRDADKSLVGTVNGGTGQSSTGDDGRLNFKKGETFSKIFKGIHDLELKYGDTGVFVRGKYWYDFELKDEDREFKPISDKGRKEGAKSSGAEILDAFVYHNYSIADLPGTVRAGKQVVSWGESTFIGNSINSINPIDVSAFRRPGAEIKEGLIPVNMLFASQGLTDKLTVEGFYQLEWDQTVLDNCGTFFGVDVAADGCTTGYTVGNPAIAPLAPLAAAFGQPIQVTREGVVIPRGGDRDARDSGQWGTALRWLGEDTEYGLYFMNYHSRTPTVGTTTAGLSTLAALPGMVGIANGIAPGAGSGLAQSVMLGRGQYYLEYPEDIRLYGASFSTTLPTGTAWTGEISYRPNAPVQVNTNDLTLAMLNPIAGGAASPLATRPGADNKGYRRKEVTQVQSTLTHFFDQVLGAERLTVVGEAAVVRVGGLEPRSKLRYGRDSVYGQYGFGGDTGGFVTSTSWGYRARAILDYANVIGGINLKPNLSWSHDVSGYGPNGLFNEGAKAVSVGIDADYRNTYTASLSYTDFFGGDYNVLEDRDFVALSFGVNF, encoded by the coding sequence ATGACAAAAACAACAATGCGCGCCATCTTCACACCGCAGGCGCTGGCCGTTGCGGTGGCCATGGGATGCTGCGCCCAGGCGCAGGCGGTTTCGTTCAACATCGGGGAAATCGAGGGCACGTTCGACTCGTCGCTGTCGGTCGGCGCGAGCTGGGGCCTGCGCGATGCCGACAAGTCGCTGGTGGGGACGGTCAACGGCGGGACGGGGCAGTCCTCCACCGGGGATGACGGGCGCCTGAACTTCAAGAAGGGCGAGACCTTCTCCAAGATCTTCAAGGGCATCCACGACCTTGAGCTCAAGTACGGCGACACCGGTGTGTTCGTGCGCGGCAAGTACTGGTACGACTTCGAGCTCAAGGACGAGGACCGCGAGTTCAAGCCGATCAGCGACAAGGGCCGCAAGGAGGGCGCCAAGTCCTCGGGCGCCGAGATCCTCGACGCGTTCGTCTACCACAACTATTCCATCGCCGACCTGCCGGGCACCGTGCGCGCCGGCAAGCAGGTGGTCAGCTGGGGCGAAAGCACCTTCATCGGCAACTCGATCAACAGCATCAACCCCATCGACGTGTCGGCGTTCCGCCGTCCCGGCGCGGAGATCAAGGAAGGCCTGATCCCGGTGAACATGCTGTTCGCCTCCCAGGGCCTGACCGACAAGCTCACGGTCGAAGGCTTCTACCAGCTGGAGTGGGACCAGACGGTGCTGGACAACTGCGGCACCTTCTTCGGCGTGGACGTGGCGGCGGACGGCTGCACCACCGGCTACACCGTGGGCAACCCGGCGATCGCGCCGCTGGCGCCGTTGGCGGCGGCGTTCGGGCAGCCGATCCAGGTGACCCGCGAAGGCGTGGTGATCCCCCGGGGCGGCGACCGCGACGCGCGGGACTCGGGGCAGTGGGGCACGGCGCTGCGCTGGCTCGGCGAAGACACCGAGTACGGCCTGTACTTCATGAACTACCACAGCCGTACCCCGACCGTCGGCACCACCACCGCCGGGCTCTCGACCCTGGCGGCGTTGCCGGGGATGGTCGGGATCGCCAACGGCATCGCGCCCGGCGCCGGCTCCGGCCTGGCCCAGAGCGTGATGCTCGGCCGCGGCCAGTACTACCTCGAATACCCCGAAGACATCCGCCTGTACGGCGCGAGCTTTTCCACCACGCTGCCCACCGGCACCGCTTGGACCGGCGAGATCAGCTACCGGCCCAACGCTCCGGTGCAGGTCAACACCAACGACCTGACCCTGGCGATGCTCAACCCCATCGCCGGCGGCGCGGCGTCGCCGCTGGCCACCCGCCCCGGCGCCGACAACAAGGGCTACCGGCGCAAGGAAGTGACCCAGGTGCAGAGCACCCTGACCCACTTCTTCGACCAGGTGCTGGGCGCCGAACGCCTGACGGTGGTCGGCGAGGCGGCGGTGGTGCGGGTCGGCGGGCTGGAGCCGCGCAGCAAGCTGCGTTACGGCCGCGACTCGGTGTACGGCCAGTACGGTTTCGGCGGCGACACCGGCGGCTTCGTCACGTCCACCTCCTGGGGCTACCGGGCCCGGGCGATCCTCGACTACGCCAACGTGATCGGCGGCATCAACCTCAAGCCCAACCTGTCCTGGTCCCACGACGTTTCCGGGTACGGTCCCAACGGGCTGTTCAACGAAGGGGCCAAAGCGGTCAGCGTCGGGATCGATGCCGACTACCGCAACACCTACACCGCGAGCCTGAGCTACACCGACTTTTTCGGCGGCGACTACAACGTCCTCGAAGACCGTGACTTCGTGGCCCTGAGCTTCGGCGTGAACTTCTGA
- a CDS encoding SDR family oxidoreductase gives MNEAVRFEDKVVIVTGAGGGLGRAHALLFARQGARVLVNDLGGSTQGEGANASAADRVVAQIRAAGGIAEANHDSVTDGDKLVQNALDAFGRVDVVVNNAGILRDKSFHKMEDADWDLVYRVHVEGAYKVTRAAWPHLREQNYGRVIFTASTSGIYGNFGQSNYGMAKLGLYGLTRTLAIEGRKNNILVNAIAPTGGTRMTEGLIPPQVFDQLKPELVSPLVVYLASENCQETAGLFEVGGGWMGKVRWERSLGAGFDPDAGFSPEDVAAHWQQICDFEGAAHPKDNIEALKEMMGNLQKYSL, from the coding sequence ATGAATGAAGCTGTGCGTTTCGAAGACAAAGTCGTGATCGTCACCGGAGCCGGCGGCGGTCTGGGGCGGGCCCACGCGTTGCTGTTCGCCAGGCAGGGCGCCAGGGTGCTGGTCAACGACCTCGGCGGCTCGACCCAGGGCGAGGGCGCCAACGCGTCGGCGGCCGACCGTGTGGTTGCGCAAATCCGCGCGGCCGGCGGCATCGCCGAGGCCAACCACGACTCGGTCACCGACGGCGACAAGCTCGTGCAGAACGCTCTGGATGCGTTCGGCCGCGTCGATGTGGTGGTCAACAACGCCGGGATCCTGCGCGACAAGTCCTTCCACAAGATGGAGGACGCCGATTGGGACCTGGTCTACCGTGTCCACGTCGAAGGCGCCTACAAGGTCACCCGTGCCGCTTGGCCGCACCTGCGCGAGCAGAACTACGGCCGGGTGATCTTCACCGCGTCCACCTCCGGCATCTACGGCAACTTCGGCCAGTCCAACTACGGCATGGCCAAGCTCGGCCTGTACGGCCTGACCCGCACCCTGGCCATCGAGGGCCGCAAGAACAACATCCTGGTCAACGCCATCGCCCCCACCGGCGGCACCCGCATGACCGAAGGCCTGATCCCGCCGCAGGTGTTCGACCAGCTCAAGCCCGAACTGGTCAGCCCGCTGGTGGTGTACCTGGCCAGCGAGAACTGCCAGGAGACCGCAGGCCTGTTCGAAGTCGGCGGCGGCTGGATGGGCAAGGTGCGCTGGGAGCGCAGCCTGGGCGCCGGGTTCGATCCTGATGCAGGCTTCTCGCCCGAAGATGTCGCGGCGCACTGGCAGCAGATCTGCGACTTCGAAGGGGCGGCGCATCCGAAGGACAACATCGAGGCGCTGAAGGAGATGATGGGGAATCTGCAGAAGTATTCGTTGTGA
- a CDS encoding alpha/beta fold hydrolase has translation MPLTEIPLSVWRKRSRTFVFRGQPIRYWTCGQGEPLLLIHGFPTASWDWHYLWQPLAQRYRVIACDMLGFGDSAKPLNHTYSLLEQADLQQALLAHLNVEQPVHVLAHDYGDSVAQELLARHGESLIEVASCVFLNGGLFPETHRPVLMQKLLLSPLGWMIGRAFSREGLAKSFRQIFGPQTRPSESELDDFWSLIECNRGPRIMHKLIGYIPERRVQRDRWVAAMQRGDVALRVIDGEVDPISGGHMVERYRQLIPDADAVLLPGIGHYPQTEAPALVLKHYLAFRDHLALPPLKAACS, from the coding sequence ATGCCTCTGACCGAAATTCCGCTGAGCGTCTGGCGCAAGCGCAGCCGCACGTTTGTCTTCCGTGGCCAGCCGATCCGTTACTGGACGTGCGGGCAGGGCGAACCCCTGCTGCTGATCCATGGCTTCCCGACCGCCAGCTGGGACTGGCACTACCTCTGGCAGCCGCTGGCCCAGCGCTACCGGGTGATCGCCTGCGACATGCTCGGTTTCGGCGATTCGGCCAAGCCCCTGAACCACACCTACAGCCTGCTGGAGCAGGCCGACCTGCAACAGGCGCTGCTCGCGCACCTGAACGTCGAACAGCCGGTCCACGTTCTGGCGCACGACTACGGCGACAGCGTCGCCCAGGAACTGCTCGCCCGGCACGGCGAAAGCCTGATCGAGGTGGCCAGTTGCGTGTTCCTCAATGGCGGCCTGTTCCCGGAGACCCACCGGCCGGTGCTGATGCAAAAACTGCTGCTCAGCCCGCTGGGCTGGATGATCGGCCGCGCCTTCAGCCGCGAAGGCCTGGCGAAAAGCTTCCGGCAGATCTTCGGCCCGCAGACCCGTCCCAGCGAAAGCGAGCTGGATGACTTCTGGAGCCTGATCGAGTGCAACCGGGGGCCCCGGATCATGCACAAGCTGATCGGCTACATCCCCGAGCGCCGGGTGCAGCGCGACCGTTGGGTCGCGGCCATGCAGCGCGGCGACGTTGCGTTGCGGGTGATCGACGGCGAGGTCGATCCGATTTCCGGCGGGCACATGGTCGAGCGTTACCGCCAGCTCATTCCGGATGCGGACGCGGTGCTGTTGCCGGGCATCGGCCATTACCCCCAGACCGAAGCGCCGGCGCTGGTGCTCAAGCACTACCTGGCGTTTCGCGACCACCTCGCGCTGCCGCCCCTCAAGGCCGCGTGTTCCTGA
- a CDS encoding class II aldolase/adducin family protein, translated as MSVAPVPSSLNVKDLVSAAEWQTRVDLAACYRLVALHGWDDLIFTHISAKVPGTEDFLINPFGLMFHEITASSLVKVDLAGRKLMDSPYDINPAGYTIHSAVHEVRHDVACVLHTHTASGVAVSAQRQGVLPISQQSLFVLSSLGYHAYEGVALNHEEKARLQADLGDSGFLMLHNHGLLTCGGTIADTFLMMFTFQRACDIQVMAQAGGAELIPIEPQILAGARAMVAGVTKSAQGMGGALAWPALLRKLDKHDAGYRL; from the coding sequence GTGAGCGTAGCCCCCGTCCCGTCGTCCCTGAATGTCAAAGACCTGGTCAGCGCCGCGGAGTGGCAGACCCGGGTCGACCTGGCCGCCTGTTACCGCCTGGTCGCCCTGCATGGCTGGGATGACCTGATCTTCACCCACATTTCCGCCAAGGTGCCCGGCACCGAAGATTTCCTGATCAACCCGTTCGGCCTGATGTTCCATGAGATCACCGCGTCGAGCCTGGTGAAGGTCGACCTGGCCGGGCGCAAGCTCATGGACAGCCCCTACGACATCAACCCCGCCGGCTATACCATCCACAGCGCCGTGCACGAAGTGCGGCACGACGTGGCCTGCGTGCTGCACACCCACACCGCGTCCGGCGTGGCGGTGTCGGCGCAGCGCCAAGGGGTGCTGCCGATCAGCCAGCAGTCGCTGTTCGTGCTGTCGAGCCTGGGGTATCACGCCTACGAGGGCGTGGCGCTGAACCACGAGGAAAAGGCCCGGCTGCAGGCCGACCTCGGCGACAGCGGTTTCCTGATGCTGCACAACCACGGTCTGCTGACCTGCGGCGGCACCATCGCCGACACCTTTCTGATGATGTTCACCTTCCAGCGTGCCTGCGACATTCAGGTGATGGCCCAGGCCGGCGGCGCCGAGCTGATCCCCATCGAGCCGCAGATCCTGGCCGGTGCGCGGGCGATGGTCGCCGGCGTCACCAAGAGCGCCCAGGGCATGGGCGGCGCGCTGGCCTGGCCGGCGCTGCTGCGCAAACTCGACAAACACGACGCGGGATACCGACTCTGA
- a CDS encoding LrgB family protein, translated as MTYEPMPMFWLAFTLLAYLFSRWLYRRTGRYVLSPLILVPALLLALAVPLHTAYAEYSRDTRWLMQVLGPVTVAFAVPIWQQRRLLVRHWPALLLGMLAGSAASVATSFGLARALALDSSVTLSLAPRSITTPFAMPLAQDLGGVPELTAVFVMFTGVFGAMLGGVLLKWLPLRSALARGALFGVGAHGAGVSRAREVGGEEGSVAGLVMVLTGLLNLFAAPLLASVL; from the coding sequence ATGACGTATGAACCGATGCCGATGTTCTGGCTGGCCTTCACGCTGCTCGCGTACCTGTTCAGCCGTTGGCTGTACCGGCGCACCGGGCGTTATGTGCTGTCGCCGCTGATCCTGGTGCCGGCGCTGCTGCTGGCCCTCGCGGTGCCGCTGCACACCGCCTATGCCGAATATTCCCGCGACACCCGTTGGCTGATGCAGGTGCTGGGGCCGGTCACCGTCGCGTTCGCGGTGCCGATCTGGCAGCAGCGGCGCCTGCTGGTGCGGCATTGGCCGGCCCTGTTGCTGGGCATGTTGGCCGGCAGCGCGGCATCGGTCGCGACCTCGTTCGGGCTGGCCCGGGCGCTGGCGCTGGACAGCTCGGTGACGCTGTCGCTGGCGCCGCGCTCGATCACCACGCCGTTCGCCATGCCGTTGGCGCAGGACCTGGGCGGCGTGCCGGAGCTGACGGCGGTGTTCGTGATGTTCACCGGGGTGTTCGGCGCCATGCTGGGCGGCGTGCTGCTCAAGTGGCTGCCGTTGCGCAGCGCCCTGGCGCGCGGTGCGCTGTTTGGGGTCGGCGCCCATGGCGCAGGCGTCAGCCGGGCCCGGGAAGTGGGCGGTGAAGAGGGCTCCGTGGCCGGGCTGGTGATGGTGCTGACCGGGTTGCTCAATCTGTTCGCCGCCCCTTTGCTGGCGTCGGTGCTTTGA
- a CDS encoding CidA/LrgA family protein gives MIKRLSRLLTELAVLLGLYLLGCRLAAWLAWPIPGGVIGMTLLLLAFASGRVKPAALQLGAGLLMAEMLLFFIPALMSLLDHGALLRDDGWRIALVIGASTLMVMLVTAFTVELAVRLRRSHDV, from the coding sequence ATGATCAAGCGTCTTTCCCGTCTATTGACCGAGCTGGCCGTGCTGCTGGGCCTTTATCTGCTCGGCTGCCGGCTGGCCGCGTGGCTGGCCTGGCCGATTCCCGGCGGGGTGATCGGCATGACGCTGTTGCTGCTGGCGTTCGCGTCCGGCCGGGTCAAGCCGGCGGCGTTGCAGCTGGGCGCCGGGCTGCTGATGGCCGAGATGCTGCTGTTCTTCATTCCCGCGCTGATGAGCCTGCTGGATCACGGCGCCTTGCTGCGCGACGACGGCTGGCGGATCGCACTGGTGATCGGCGCCAGCACATTGATGGTGATGCTGGTGACGGCGTTCACCGTGGAGCTGGCCGTGCGCCTGAGGCGTTCCCATGACGTATGA
- a CDS encoding LysR family transcriptional regulator — protein sequence MEFKQLRSFVEVMHQGGFTQAAKTLHISQSAVSKQVAQLELSLGTPLLERLGSQLRLTAAGSVVLQRAEGMLRLRNELLSELDDLSQLARGELRLGLPLLGSDALFAGLFAEYRRRYPNIAIHLLEGGSRHVEQAVLSGELELGGSLLPNDPQFDFQPFCDEPLDALLPVDHPLAGKGDIGLEELADTPFLLYQRSFVLNDRLLQACQQLGFTPKEGGRSGQADFLAALVAAGQGVVLLPSVVARALERPGVVRLTLRAPDTLRWDIAFIWRSGAYLSKAAQAWLALLRERTVSP from the coding sequence ATGGAATTCAAACAGCTGCGCAGTTTCGTCGAAGTGATGCATCAGGGCGGATTCACCCAGGCCGCCAAGACGTTGCACATCAGCCAGTCCGCGGTGAGCAAGCAGGTCGCCCAACTGGAACTGAGCCTGGGCACGCCGCTGCTGGAACGGCTCGGCTCGCAGTTGCGCCTGACGGCCGCGGGCAGCGTGGTGCTGCAACGGGCCGAAGGCATGCTGCGCCTGCGCAACGAGTTGCTCAGCGAACTGGACGACCTCAGCCAACTGGCCCGCGGCGAGTTGCGCCTGGGCCTGCCCCTGCTGGGCAGCGACGCGTTGTTCGCCGGGCTGTTCGCCGAGTACCGGCGGCGCTATCCGAACATCGCCATTCACTTGCTGGAGGGCGGCAGCCGCCATGTCGAGCAGGCGGTGCTCAGCGGCGAACTGGAGCTGGGGGGCAGCCTGCTGCCGAACGATCCTCAGTTCGACTTCCAGCCGTTCTGCGACGAGCCGCTGGACGCCTTGCTGCCGGTGGACCATCCGTTGGCCGGCAAGGGAGACATCGGCCTGGAGGAACTGGCGGACACGCCGTTCCTGTTGTATCAGCGCAGTTTCGTGCTCAACGACCGCCTGCTTCAGGCCTGCCAGCAACTGGGCTTCACCCCGAAGGAAGGCGGACGCAGCGGCCAGGCGGACTTCCTCGCCGCCCTGGTCGCCGCCGGCCAGGGCGTGGTGCTGCTGCCCAGCGTGGTGGCCCGCGCCCTGGAGCGGCCGGGCGTGGTGCGCCTGACCCTGAGGGCACCGGACACCCTGCGCTGGGACATCGCGTTCATCTGGCGCAGCGGCGCCTATCTGTCGAAAGCGGCGCAGGCCTGGCTGGCGCTGCTGCGCGAGCGGACGGTCAGCCCTTGA
- a CDS encoding flavodoxin — MKVAILSGSVYGTAEEVARHAQSLMNAAGLETFYNPRANLADLQAFGPQAFLAVTSTTGMGELPDNLQPLHSTLRDQLPAAWRGLPGAVIALGDASYGETFCGGGEQMRELFAELGLREVQEMLRLDASESVTPETDAEPWLAGLIAALKG, encoded by the coding sequence ATGAAAGTCGCCATTCTCTCCGGTTCGGTCTACGGCACCGCCGAAGAAGTCGCCCGCCATGCCCAGAGCCTCATGAACGCGGCGGGGCTTGAAACCTTCTACAACCCGCGCGCGAACCTGGCCGACCTTCAGGCGTTCGGCCCGCAGGCGTTCCTGGCGGTGACCTCGACCACCGGCATGGGCGAGCTGCCGGACAACCTGCAACCCCTGCACTCGACGCTGCGCGATCAACTGCCGGCGGCCTGGCGCGGTCTGCCCGGCGCGGTGATCGCTCTGGGCGACGCCAGCTACGGCGAGACCTTCTGCGGCGGCGGCGAGCAGATGCGCGAACTGTTCGCCGAGCTGGGCCTGCGGGAGGTGCAGGAGATGCTGCGTCTGGACGCCAGCGAAAGCGTCACCCCGGAAACCGATGCCGAGCCTTGGCTTGCCGGGCTGATCGCCGCGCTCAAGGGCTGA